A window from Desulfuromonas thiophila encodes these proteins:
- the rodA gene encoding rod shape-determining protein RodA, producing the protein MFDRRLLTHIDSPLLLLLLVTAALGILNLYSSTSNWNLAGTAVYIRQAYWLGLGFGLALLVSLVDYRHLYHAAPFAYLAVVGLLAFVLLFGKTSMGATRWIDLGPFHLQPSEIMKPVMVMMLARYFSRQENPFGHSLRDLLLPGALLALPLLLIMKQPDLGTALLLLFIGSTMILFAGVRRATLAGLAGLAVAAAGGGWFLLHDYQKQRILTFLNPDRDPLGAGYHIIQSKIAVGSGGFWGKGFMQGTQSQLSFLPERHTDFAFSVFAEEWGLIGCLVLLGLYLLIVVRGILIARKAGSPFGMYLAIGITAMLFWHISVNLAMVIGLLPVVGVPLPLFSYGGTCMVTTMIGVGLLNNVAMRRFMF; encoded by the coding sequence ATGTTCGATCGTCGCCTGCTCACCCACATTGACAGTCCGCTGCTTCTGCTGCTGCTCGTTACCGCCGCCCTGGGCATTCTCAATCTGTACAGCTCAACCTCCAACTGGAACCTGGCCGGTACCGCTGTCTACATCCGGCAGGCCTACTGGCTGGGGCTGGGGTTCGGGCTGGCTTTACTGGTCAGCCTGGTGGATTACCGCCATCTTTACCATGCGGCACCCTTTGCCTATCTCGCGGTGGTCGGCTTGCTGGCTTTTGTGCTGCTGTTCGGCAAAACCAGCATGGGCGCGACACGCTGGATCGATCTGGGGCCATTTCACCTTCAACCCAGCGAAATCATGAAACCAGTCATGGTAATGATGCTGGCGCGCTATTTCAGTCGCCAAGAAAACCCGTTCGGTCACAGCCTGCGTGACCTACTGCTGCCCGGCGCCCTGCTGGCACTGCCTCTGCTGCTGATCATGAAGCAGCCGGATCTGGGCACGGCCCTGCTGCTGCTGTTCATCGGCAGCACCATGATCCTATTTGCCGGGGTGCGCCGCGCCACCCTGGCAGGGCTGGCCGGACTGGCCGTCGCAGCGGCCGGCGGCGGCTGGTTTCTCTTGCACGACTATCAGAAACAGCGCATCCTTACCTTTCTCAACCCCGACCGCGACCCGCTCGGCGCCGGCTATCACATTATCCAGTCGAAGATCGCTGTCGGCAGCGGTGGTTTCTGGGGCAAGGGCTTCATGCAGGGCACCCAGTCACAGCTGTCGTTTCTGCCCGAACGCCATACCGATTTCGCCTTTTCAGTCTTTGCCGAGGAATGGGGCCTGATCGGCTGCCTGGTGCTGTTGGGACTGTATCTGCTGATTGTTGTGCGCGGCATCCTGATTGCTCGCAAGGCCGGCAGTCCCTTTGGAATGTATCTGGCCATCGGCATCACCGCCATGCTGTTCTGGCACATCAGTGTCAACCTGGCCATGGTCATCGGCCTGTTACCCGTGGTTGGCGTACCACTGCCCCTGTTCTCTTACGGTGGCACCTGCATGGTCACCACCATGATCGGTGTCGGCCTGCTCAACAATGTGGCCATGCGCCGCTTTATGTTCTGA
- the hisS gene encoding histidine--tRNA ligase produces MNDILPQSVATWQFLEQQARAIFSVYGFEEIRVPVVEKTELFCRSIGETTDIVEKEMYSFTDRNDLSLTLRPEGTAPVMRAFIEHRLHNRDALNKLYYLGPMFRYERPQKGRYRQFHQIGAEVIGLDDPRIDAQVLAMLSHYFDAVGISAVSLQINSLGCPKCRPGYRQQLIDFLSQRLDSLCDDCRRRYGSNPLRVLDCKATGCRQATEQAPSVLDHLCPECNDHFSRLQQHLTELQVPYSINPRMVRGLDYYTKTTFEMVTGALGAQNAVAAGGRYDGLIAQLGGPDLPGIGFAMGVERLALLLGEDAIASPSPDLFIAALGEAAARQAFIWLHQLQRAGLQADMDFSGKSLKAQMRRADKLGSRFTLVLGDDELASGQAQLKRMADGQQSPIELDQLTTQLRAALDAAAAASL; encoded by the coding sequence ATGAACGACATCCTGCCGCAATCCGTCGCCACCTGGCAGTTTCTCGAACAACAGGCCCGGGCCATTTTCTCCGTCTACGGCTTTGAGGAAATCCGGGTTCCGGTGGTTGAGAAAACCGAGCTGTTCTGCCGTTCCATCGGGGAAACCACTGACATTGTTGAAAAGGAGATGTACAGCTTCACCGACCGCAATGACCTGAGCCTGACCCTGCGACCGGAGGGCACCGCGCCGGTCATGCGCGCCTTTATCGAACACCGACTGCACAACCGCGATGCCCTGAACAAGCTGTATTACCTTGGCCCCATGTTTCGCTACGAACGGCCCCAGAAAGGCCGTTACCGCCAGTTTCACCAGATCGGCGCCGAGGTCATCGGGCTGGACGATCCCCGTATCGACGCCCAGGTGCTGGCGATGTTGAGCCATTATTTTGACGCTGTCGGCATTTCCGCCGTCAGCCTGCAGATCAACTCCCTCGGCTGTCCCAAGTGCCGGCCTGGCTACCGCCAGCAGCTCATCGACTTTCTGAGCCAGCGCCTCGATTCCCTGTGCGACGACTGCCGCCGTCGCTACGGCAGCAACCCGTTGCGGGTGCTCGACTGCAAGGCGACCGGCTGCCGTCAGGCGACCGAGCAGGCACCATCGGTGCTTGACCACCTATGCCCGGAATGTAACGACCACTTCAGCCGCCTGCAGCAACATCTGACCGAGCTGCAGGTGCCCTACAGCATCAATCCCCGCATGGTACGCGGACTCGACTACTACACCAAGACCACCTTTGAGATGGTCACCGGCGCCCTCGGTGCCCAGAACGCTGTTGCCGCCGGTGGCCGTTATGACGGCCTCATCGCGCAATTGGGAGGACCGGATCTGCCCGGCATCGGCTTTGCCATGGGCGTGGAGCGGCTGGCGCTGCTGCTGGGCGAGGACGCCATCGCCAGCCCGTCACCCGATCTGTTCATTGCCGCCCTCGGCGAGGCCGCCGCGCGCCAGGCCTTTATCTGGCTGCACCAACTGCAGCGGGCCGGACTTCAGGCCGACATGGATTTCAGCGGCAAGAGCCTCAAGGCCCAGATGCGTCGCGCTGACAAACTGGGCAGCCGTTTCACCCTGGTGCTCGGCGACGACGAATTGGCCAGCGGCCAGGCCCAGCTCAAACGCATGGCCGATGGCCAGC
- the mreD gene encoding rod shape-determining protein MreD, which translates to MKTLLCCILTALILLWCQIALWPRLLALPGSAPNLLLLLVLYAALHAPLLPGTSCAWGSGCLLDVFSGTTLGFHGLIFVLLFAMVRLSTGQLNPENPLLLPMVALIGTLFYSLLGICVLLLFAEADQAWWLLLRELPLQLLLNLLAALLLRRPFSRLLHPISRTTR; encoded by the coding sequence TTGAAAACCTTGCTGTGCTGCATCCTGACCGCGCTGATACTGCTATGGTGCCAGATCGCTCTGTGGCCCCGCCTGCTTGCCCTGCCAGGCAGCGCCCCCAACCTGCTGCTGCTGCTGGTTCTGTACGCTGCCCTCCATGCCCCATTACTGCCGGGCACCAGTTGTGCCTGGGGCAGTGGCTGTCTGCTTGATGTCTTCAGCGGAACAACCCTGGGATTTCACGGCCTGATTTTTGTGCTGCTGTTCGCCATGGTGCGCCTGTCGACCGGCCAACTCAACCCGGAAAACCCCCTCCTGCTGCCGATGGTTGCCCTGATCGGCACATTGTTCTACAGCCTGCTGGGCATCTGCGTCCTGCTGTTGTTTGCCGAAGCCGATCAGGCCTGGTGGCTGCTGTTGCGCGAGCTGCCTCTACAACTGTTGCTCAACCTGCTGGCGGCGCTGCTGTTACGTCGACCATTTTCCCGGCTGTTGCACCCCATCAGCCGCACCACCCGGTAG
- a CDS encoding DNA internalization-related competence protein ComEC/Rec2 yields MPPCRRSHSTALYPVLLLLCLSSGILLADRLTAPAGLLHPLALALPLILLGRNRHIALALLSLVAGYLLTSLALQPAPAALQALDGEQVRLQGQVLHLERLPEGWRLVLAASHLDGLSTDPTSPASQPSRPVRLQLRVLAGPCSLLPGDRIATLARLRLPRRFGTPGAFDGPRHLAQQNIELTGIIPDSGTIVRLAQPAQATWPFAVARWRARQIDQLLTRLPPDQGALVLSLTLGEACLLSQAQRDRLARTGLSHLFAISGLHLGLVAGAVMLLVQRLYRRSTRLLLWQPAQRLVPLLSLPIVLLYLALSGASLPGWRAALMLCLGLALLWWQRTCAPILLLNLAAVLLLLANPLALFSASFQLSFAAVAALLLVLPAWHRRLAGQVLRWPALLLLTNLTASLATLPLTLAHFHWAGAAGLLTNLLALPLISFVVLPLCLLALPLLSVWPRAAQTLLQGSGTLLETLLGLCDRLAQGPLAGGFFYLNPVQLAVTMALCLTLLLLLAGRWRQTPVLLALLLLLTGVAQQRPAAPVGLQLVQLSVGQGEAQLLRTPQGRNYLIDGGGLPHSDFDVGRRLLAPALARLGVRQLDAVLLTHDHPDHRDGLRHILAAFPVRAFYSPLACDDLDNQLRAAIERQGIACHQTSPGWQPFAEGIWLFTPAQQGRNLNDRSLALYARLGNDGLLLTGDLEAAGMRQLLGGPLPGPLTLLNLPHHGSRRSWPADLTWPADCRQATVSVGHHNRFGFPHAQVLQRLDRAGVHLWRTDRDGTIVATSTGQGWHIRCDWPPLRHPFPVQAFFRPGLPLARQLLY; encoded by the coding sequence ATGCCGCCTTGCCGCCGCAGCCACTCAACGGCGCTGTACCCTGTTCTGCTGCTGTTGTGTCTAAGCAGCGGCATTCTGCTGGCCGACCGGCTAACAGCACCCGCCGGACTCCTTCATCCCCTGGCCCTGGCCCTGCCGCTGATACTGCTCGGCAGAAACCGGCACATCGCATTGGCGCTGCTGAGCCTGGTTGCCGGCTATCTGCTGACCAGCCTGGCGCTGCAGCCCGCGCCTGCGGCCCTGCAGGCTCTCGACGGCGAGCAGGTACGGCTGCAGGGACAGGTTCTGCATCTTGAGCGCTTACCCGAAGGTTGGCGCCTGGTGTTGGCAGCATCCCATCTCGACGGCCTGTCCACCGACCCGACCTCGCCGGCTTCTCAACCGAGCCGCCCGGTCCGCCTGCAATTACGGGTACTGGCCGGCCCCTGTTCGCTCTTGCCAGGTGATCGCATCGCTACGCTGGCCCGCCTGCGCCTGCCGCGCCGTTTTGGCACCCCCGGCGCCTTCGACGGGCCACGCCACCTGGCACAGCAAAACATTGAGCTAACCGGTATCATTCCCGATTCAGGCACCATTGTCCGCCTGGCCCAGCCTGCCCAAGCCACCTGGCCTTTTGCCGTGGCGCGCTGGCGCGCTCGACAGATCGACCAGCTGCTCACACGTCTGCCGCCCGACCAGGGCGCCCTGGTACTCAGTCTGACCCTGGGTGAGGCCTGCCTGCTCAGCCAGGCCCAGCGCGATCGTTTGGCCCGGACCGGCCTGTCACACCTGTTCGCCATCTCGGGATTGCATCTGGGGCTGGTGGCCGGCGCCGTCATGCTGCTGGTGCAACGTCTCTATCGCCGCAGCACCCGCCTGCTGCTGTGGCAGCCCGCCCAACGCCTGGTGCCACTGCTGAGTCTGCCCATCGTCCTGCTCTATCTGGCCCTCAGCGGCGCCTCCCTGCCCGGCTGGCGCGCCGCCCTCATGCTGTGTCTGGGGCTGGCCCTGCTGTGGTGGCAACGCACCTGCGCTCCCATCCTGCTTCTGAATCTGGCGGCCGTGCTGTTGTTGCTGGCCAACCCTCTGGCCCTGTTCAGCGCCTCCTTTCAGCTGTCCTTCGCCGCCGTAGCCGCCCTGTTGCTGGTACTGCCGGCATGGCACCGCCGGCTGGCCGGCCAGGTGCTGCGTTGGCCGGCGTTGCTGCTACTGACCAATCTGACCGCCAGCCTGGCAACCCTGCCCCTGACCCTGGCACATTTCCACTGGGCGGGGGCTGCCGGCCTGCTGACCAACCTGCTGGCACTGCCACTGATCAGCTTTGTGGTCCTGCCGTTATGCCTGCTGGCACTGCCGTTACTCTCCGTATGGCCAAGGGCGGCACAGACGCTGCTGCAGGGCAGTGGCACACTGCTCGAAACCCTTCTGGGCCTGTGCGACAGGCTGGCACAGGGACCGCTGGCGGGTGGCTTTTTCTACCTCAACCCCGTGCAACTGGCCGTCACCATGGCCCTGTGTCTGACCCTGCTGCTGCTTCTGGCCGGGCGCTGGCGCCAGACACCCGTGCTGCTGGCCTTGCTGCTCTTGCTGACCGGAGTTGCCCAGCAGCGTCCCGCCGCCCCGGTCGGGCTGCAACTGGTGCAACTCAGTGTTGGTCAGGGCGAGGCCCAGTTGCTTCGCACGCCGCAGGGTCGCAACTACCTGATCGACGGCGGTGGCTTGCCGCACAGCGATTTCGATGTCGGCCGACGGCTGCTGGCGCCAGCCCTGGCACGACTGGGGGTGCGACAGCTCGATGCGGTGCTGCTGACCCATGACCACCCCGACCATCGGGATGGTCTGCGCCATATCCTGGCGGCTTTCCCGGTGCGAGCCTTCTACAGTCCGTTGGCCTGCGACGACCTGGATAACCAGCTGCGCGCCGCCATCGAGCGACAAGGCATTGCCTGTCACCAGACCTCGCCAGGCTGGCAGCCCTTTGCTGAAGGAATCTGGCTATTCACGCCAGCACAACAGGGCCGCAACCTCAATGACCGTTCCCTGGCCCTATACGCCCGGTTGGGCAACGACGGCCTGTTGCTGACCGGTGATCTCGAAGCGGCCGGCATGCGCCAGCTGCTGGGCGGTCCCCTGCCCGGCCCGCTGACCCTGCTCAATTTGCCCCATCACGGCAGCCGGCGTTCCTGGCCGGCCGATCTGACCTGGCCGGCAGACTGCAGGCAGGCAACCGTCAGCGTCGGTCATCATAACCGCTTCGGCTTTCCCCATGCCCAGGTGCTACAGCGCCTTGACCGGGCCGGTGTCCATTTGTGGCGTACCGACCGCGATGGCACCATCGTGGCGACCAGCACTGGCCAGGGCTGGCATATCCGCTGCGACTGGCCGCCCTTGCGCCATCCGTTCCCCGTACAGGCTTTTTTCCGCCCAGGGCTTCCCTTGGCCCGGCAATTGCTGTATTAA
- the mrdA gene encoding penicillin-binding protein 2, whose protein sequence is MPLNAPAPDDACRKRRFELLLFAAALLFVLLALRLWYLQIISGDRYDLLARKNRTRSIPIAAPRGTLYDRNGAILVDSRPAFNVSVLRQEVEDLDALLTSLAQRLDLPVEQLQQTWQSRRFYPRYRPIPLAEDIDRTLVEELAENALQLPGLIIEVQPTREYPHGELAAQLFGHIGAISEKELRTLTDQGYRGGDQIGKSGLERHLEGYLRGQEGERLIEVDVQGRELRQRTQRPAQPGNQVILTLDLNLQRRAEQAFGDQAGAAVALDVRTGEILAMVSRPAYDPALFARGIGQKAWQQLLDDPDHPLQNRAISGQYPPGSTFKIVTALAALHEGVTRPDELIQCDGRLRIGERDFRCWKRTGHGPTNLMKALRESCDVWFYDISLRLGIDRIAKMARHLGLDQSYGLPLDNERSGLIPDRDWKRGRFGSSWYPGETAIAGIGQGYVLATPLQLAVMTATVANGGTFYQPQLLRQVRDHQGRILLQEQPRVRHQVRFTGQHLQAVRQALEAVVGDPRGTGKACRLPGIAVAGKTGTAQVVRLKDDLPGHKKLADDEIAYRLRDHALFVAYAPAEDAEIAVAVIVEHGQHGSSAAAPIAREILAEYFGIADPQPDSTAGQEE, encoded by the coding sequence GTGCCTCTCAACGCTCCGGCGCCGGATGACGCCTGTCGCAAACGCCGCTTTGAACTTCTCCTGTTCGCCGCGGCACTGCTGTTTGTACTGCTGGCCCTGCGACTGTGGTACCTGCAGATCATCAGTGGCGATCGCTACGACCTGCTGGCCCGCAAGAATCGCACCCGCTCCATCCCGATCGCCGCGCCACGCGGCACCCTCTACGATCGTAACGGCGCCATCCTGGTGGACAGTCGCCCCGCCTTCAATGTTTCGGTCCTGCGCCAAGAGGTAGAGGATCTCGACGCCCTGCTGACCAGCCTGGCACAACGTCTCGATCTGCCGGTCGAGCAATTGCAACAAACCTGGCAGAGCCGGCGTTTCTATCCCCGCTATCGCCCCATTCCTCTGGCCGAGGACATCGATCGCACCCTAGTAGAGGAACTGGCGGAAAACGCCCTGCAGCTGCCAGGGCTCATCATTGAGGTCCAGCCCACCCGCGAATATCCCCATGGCGAGCTGGCCGCCCAGCTGTTCGGTCACATCGGCGCTATCAGTGAAAAGGAACTGCGGACTCTCACCGACCAGGGGTACCGCGGCGGCGACCAGATCGGCAAAAGCGGCCTGGAACGTCATCTGGAAGGCTATCTGCGCGGCCAGGAGGGTGAACGCCTGATCGAGGTCGACGTGCAAGGCCGTGAACTGCGCCAGCGCACCCAGCGGCCAGCCCAGCCCGGCAACCAGGTCATCCTGACCCTTGATCTGAACCTGCAGCGTCGCGCCGAGCAAGCCTTTGGCGATCAAGCCGGAGCAGCCGTGGCGCTGGATGTCCGCACCGGCGAGATCCTCGCCATGGTCAGCCGGCCGGCCTACGATCCGGCGCTGTTCGCCCGTGGTATCGGACAAAAAGCCTGGCAGCAACTGCTTGACGACCCGGATCATCCGTTGCAGAACCGTGCCATCAGCGGTCAGTACCCACCCGGCTCGACCTTCAAGATTGTTACCGCCCTGGCAGCCCTGCACGAGGGGGTGACCCGACCTGACGAGCTGATCCAGTGCGATGGTCGCCTGCGCATCGGCGAACGCGATTTCCGCTGCTGGAAGCGCACCGGCCACGGCCCGACCAATCTGATGAAAGCCCTGCGCGAAAGCTGCGATGTCTGGTTCTACGACATCTCCCTGCGTCTGGGTATCGACCGCATTGCCAAGATGGCCCGCCATCTTGGCTTGGACCAGAGCTATGGCTTGCCGCTGGACAACGAGCGCAGCGGTCTGATTCCCGACCGGGACTGGAAACGTGGCCGCTTTGGCAGCAGCTGGTATCCGGGCGAAACCGCCATCGCCGGAATCGGCCAGGGCTATGTTTTGGCCACCCCGCTGCAACTGGCCGTCATGACCGCCACGGTTGCCAATGGTGGCACCTTCTATCAGCCACAGCTACTGCGGCAGGTCAGAGACCATCAGGGCCGGATTCTTTTGCAGGAGCAGCCACGCGTCCGCCATCAGGTCCGCTTCACCGGACAGCACCTGCAGGCGGTGCGGCAAGCCCTTGAAGCCGTGGTGGGAGACCCCCGAGGCACCGGCAAGGCCTGTCGCCTGCCCGGCATCGCCGTTGCCGGCAAAACCGGCACTGCCCAGGTGGTCCGACTGAAGGACGATCTGCCGGGGCATAAAAAGCTGGCAGACGACGAAATTGCTTACCGCCTGCGGGATCATGCCCTGTTTGTCGCCTATGCACCCGCCGAAGACGCGGAAATTGCCGTGGCCGTCATCGTGGAACACGGCCAGCACGGCAGCAGCGCCGCGGCACCCATTGCCCGTGAAATTCTGGCTGAATACTTTGGCATTGCCGACCCGCAGCCGGACAGCACTGCAGGTCAGGAGGAGTGA